One genomic window of Desulfuromonas sp. includes the following:
- a CDS encoding flagellar basal body-associated FliL family protein: MSENKEESKGAKCSKKFLLIIVVALVLAVGAGVGGFLLGSSGGDEKAAGEAAGSAEASQDQGTIGPLVGLDDFIVNLLDEQETRYLKSAITLELSGPLVGEEVQNRMPQIRDAILLLIGSKTFGELYDLQGKLQLRAELVSRINDLLKAGKVKKLYFTEFVIQ; this comes from the coding sequence ATGTCGGAGAACAAGGAAGAGAGCAAGGGCGCCAAGTGCAGCAAGAAGTTTCTTTTGATCATCGTGGTTGCCCTGGTCCTGGCGGTCGGGGCCGGAGTCGGCGGCTTCCTGCTCGGCTCCTCGGGCGGGGACGAGAAGGCGGCGGGCGAGGCGGCCGGCTCCGCAGAGGCTTCGCAGGATCAGGGGACCATCGGGCCCCTGGTGGGGCTGGACGACTTTATTGTCAACCTGCTCGACGAACAGGAGACCCGCTACCTCAAGTCGGCCATCACCCTGGAGCTTTCCGGTCCCCTGGTCGGGGAGGAGGTGCAGAACAGGATGCCCCAGATCAGGGACGCCATTCTGCTTCTCATCGGCAGCAAGACCTTTGGCGAACTCTACGACCTGCAGGGCAAACTGCAGCTGCGCGCCGAGCTGGTCAGCCGCATCAACGACCTGTTGAAGGCCGGCAAGGTCAAGAAGCTCTATTTCACCGAATTCGTCATCCAATAG
- a CDS encoding flagellar motor protein MotB, translating to MARKPKKASAGAPLWMTTFSDLVTLLLCFFVLMLSMARLDKMKFEDAAGSLKGAFGVLKGGDKTDLPRPKVVDFVPIQDDFVTRVYKRVATEFNRLKIDRRIDLVKDRGAVILRVNEAILFGSGQTRVKQEAYPVLRDIAGLIRNLPLHLRIEGHTDSIRPTSKEMSNWDISVARAISVLKAFESEKLLPLDRMSAVGYGSQRPLAAGESPQEKALNRRVEFVLESIGGHREDLPFLIDAKDQLPF from the coding sequence GTGGCCAGGAAGCCAAAAAAAGCGTCCGCCGGCGCGCCCCTGTGGATGACGACCTTCAGCGACCTGGTGACGCTCCTGCTGTGCTTCTTCGTCCTCATGCTCTCCATGGCCCGCCTCGACAAGATGAAGTTCGAGGACGCGGCCGGCTCCCTGAAGGGCGCCTTCGGCGTGCTCAAGGGGGGCGACAAGACGGACCTGCCCCGGCCCAAGGTGGTCGATTTCGTCCCCATCCAGGACGATTTCGTGACCCGGGTCTACAAGCGGGTCGCCACGGAGTTCAACCGGCTCAAAATCGACCGGCGCATCGACCTGGTCAAGGACCGCGGCGCGGTGATCCTGCGGGTCAACGAGGCGATCCTCTTCGGTTCCGGCCAGACCCGGGTCAAGCAGGAGGCCTATCCCGTGCTGCGGGACATTGCCGGGCTGATCCGCAACCTTCCCCTGCACCTGCGCATCGAGGGCCACACCGACAGTATCCGGCCGACCAGCAAGGAGATGTCCAACTGGGACATCTCGGTGGCCCGGGCCATTTCGGTCCTCAAGGCCTTTGAGAGCGAGAAGCTCCTTCCCCTCGACCGGATGTCCGCGGTCGGCTACGGCTCCCAGCGGCCCCTGGCCGCGGGCGAGAGCCCGCAGGAGAAGGCTCTGAACCGCAGGGTGGAGTTCGTTTTGGAGAGCATCGGCGGCCATCGGGAGGACCTGCCCTTCCTGATCGACGCCAAGGACCAGCTTCCCTTTTAA
- a CDS encoding MotA/TolQ/ExbB proton channel family protein gives MDLSTILGIIAAFGLMIVAMMTGGGVLLFVEPASLVIVGGGTIGATLVHYPFKEFARALAVGKKAFFHRDEPAKETIEQLIRFATKARKEGILALQSVMGEVEDTFFLKGMQMAVDGQEPDELKVMLDREIDYIQERHETGADIFIAMGTYAPAMGMVGTLIGLVQMLQTMDDPSTIGPAMAVALLTTFYGAVAANVVCMPMSGKLKNRSQEEVLRKTLIAEGMRCVLAVENPRIMEQKLHAYIPPKHRESSFGKKD, from the coding sequence ATGGATCTTTCGACGATTTTGGGGATCATCGCCGCTTTCGGCCTGATGATTGTCGCCATGATGACCGGCGGAGGGGTGCTCCTCTTCGTCGAACCGGCCTCCCTGGTCATCGTGGGCGGAGGGACGATAGGCGCCACCCTCGTTCACTATCCCTTCAAGGAGTTCGCCCGGGCCCTTGCGGTGGGCAAGAAGGCCTTCTTCCATCGCGACGAGCCGGCCAAGGAGACCATCGAGCAGCTCATCCGCTTCGCCACCAAGGCCCGCAAGGAGGGGATCCTGGCCCTGCAGTCGGTGATGGGGGAGGTGGAGGACACCTTCTTCCTCAAGGGGATGCAGATGGCCGTCGACGGCCAGGAGCCCGACGAGCTCAAGGTCATGCTCGACCGCGAGATCGACTATATCCAGGAGCGCCACGAGACCGGCGCCGACATCTTCATCGCCATGGGGACCTACGCGCCGGCCATGGGGATGGTCGGCACCCTCATCGGCCTGGTGCAGATGCTCCAGACGATGGACGACCCCTCCACCATCGGCCCGGCCATGGCGGTCGCCCTGCTCACAACCTTTTACGGGGCGGTGGCCGCCAACGTGGTCTGCATGCCGATGTCGGGCAAGCTCAAGAACCGTTCCCAGGAGGAGGTGCTGCGCAAGACCCTCATCGCCGAGGGGATGCGCTGCGTACTCGCCGTGGAGAACCCGCGGATCATGGAGCAGAAGCTCCATGCCTACATTCCGCCCAAGCACCGCGAGAGCAGCTTCGGGAAGAAGGACTAG